One stretch of Camelus bactrianus isolate YW-2024 breed Bactrian camel chromosome 21, ASM4877302v1, whole genome shotgun sequence DNA includes these proteins:
- the ANKRD11 gene encoding ankyrin repeat domain-containing protein 11 isoform X3, protein MPKGGSSRTPQQEERSLGPDMVEKQPGKKDKDKVSLTKTPKLDRSDGGKEVRERATKRKLPFTVGANGEQKDSDTEKQGPERKRIKKEPVTRKAGLLFGMGLSGIRAGYPLSERQQVALLMQMTAEESANSPVDTTPKHPSQSTVCPKGTPNSASKTKDKVNKRNERGETRLHRAAIRGDARRIKELISEGADVNVKDFAGWTALHEACNRGYYDVAKQLLAAGAEVNTKGLDDDTPLHDAANNGHYKVVKLLLRYGGNPQQSNRKGETPLKVASSPTMVNLLLGKGTYTSSEESSAESSEEEDAPSFAPSSSADGNNTDSEFEKGLKHKAKNPEPQKTATPVKDEYEFDEDDEQDRVPPVDDKHLLKKEYRKEAKAGSLVSIPKMEVRTHSKGGAVAPKKASHRILSDTSDEEDVAVTVGGGEKLRLSAHAVLPGSKAREPSSSKQQKEKNKVKKKRKKEIKGKEVRFGKRSDKFCSSESESESSESGEEGGDSAGSPGCLKESPLVLKDPSLFSSLSASSTSSHGSSAAQKHNPSHTDPHAKHWRTDNWKTISSPAWSEVSSLSDSTRTRLSSESDCSSEGSSLESLKPARKRQEHRRRGGLQGALPDRKNSFHPGVDGAVPKLDKEGKVVKKHKTKHKHRNKEKGLGTAGQELKLKSLAYEYEDPKARPDSDGPVEGRLKAPRHDRDHLKREERLGKAKAEEKEWLFRDEAMKASREEKSLKRARDAGRDAGRGCREEKDRSGRAEKERLLKEKSPKEERLRLCREERKKRPKDRPPKPDKRSDFREDRASKEKPFREDRERPKKEKVYREDPAVEEYCNKSQLLESEDTKFSLSDDQQDRWFSDLSDSSFDFRGEDSWDSPVTDYRDMKGESVARLILETVREDGKEKRREGRARDKRGDRKKDRDPLERGSERRREHPEKQKGGPGHLAEKDRRRRESAEGARERKEPSEASKERKDCRAKPEEEPKEHSGEGDFGKSLEPWERQHLAREKEKKCKLEKHKEKCSDKDRGEKPAPERGPRDKECEKCFREKRDARERHKEAHGRDRERKASLDAGKDRREKGFPGAAAEDSCDKKEDKKGKEKSWYIADIFTDESEDEDGPPEREAGLRKHAEKPKDRDGRERRRERGAAEGVKDRKEKGLEKHREKKEREPPEKHRDRRERGPADAAQDRRGRQRPPDKAERRPPAEDKAKSRHRERPEREQGRDRRPSKGADAEKSLLERLEEEALQEFREDSNDKASEVSSDSFTDRGPDPGLGALLDASFPEPPEERARERERHRHSSSSSKKSHERERARRDKPDRKERGDGGQYERDFLDSDAYGASYGSKADTEDDVDKAVELLSAEKKEKNDSERDAAKKVEKELRPFGASAASLLKEKRRREKHRERWRDGLPRHHREEPKPAARDRDRPRDEGAKLGETKLKEKFKENPEREKGDPVRTSNGGDRPPASRDPGRKDARPREKLLGDGDLMMTSFERMLSQKDLEVEERHRRHKERMRQMEKLRHRPADPKLKDKLRPAEDARRKGLDVPPKKPLCPDPALKDRKLKEPAPAAPAAENKPHPGPAVDPRDWLAGPHMKEVLPASPRPDHSRPTGVPTPASVVSCPSYEEAMHTPRTPSCSADDYSDLMFECADSQPVSSTSASACSPSFFDRFSMAASSVSETPGQTPTRPLCTSLYRSVSVDIRRAPEEEFSVGDKLFRQQSVPAASSYNSPGQHLEDKAPGPPGPAEKFSCLSPGYYSPDYGLLSPKADTLHCPPAAVVNVTPSPEGAFSGLQAKSPSSRRDELLAPSMEGALPPDLSIPLDATEDQQATAAIIPPEPSFLEPLDEGPFSTVITEEPVEWAHPAAAEQGLTSGLIGSAPDNPVSWPVGSDLLLKSPQRFPESPPSEPPYPVSPVSYPLPVTEPGLEVKDDTGAAVPASISASEEPPPFAPTSRLEPFFSNCKSLPEASPDGPPESACTTSGAQVEVLGPLESNFLESGHSLSALGQVEPAPWPGAFPASEDDLDLGPFSLPELPLQTKDVSDVETEPVEESPLVPPENTPAGAPPCLPGGDAAAPAAEEQLVLPPDPAAAHLPTEPEPGSLEEPKPDVLLEAAVEAGALQGRAPEDPDLSSEPMPAPSEPRPLGSRDEAEGHDPLATPHGMADAPEDGSAQTHVADGAGPQDSVGLERSPGSVQPEAAEPEPKATAEAPKAPRVEEVPQRMTRTRAQMLASQSKQSSPPAEKEPAPAPRAKGRASEEDDPQAQHPRKRRFQRSSQPLTQQMHTSTRQTREVIQQTLAAIVDAIKLDAIEPYHSDRANPYFEYLQIRKKIEEKRKILCYISPQAPQCYAEYVTYTGSYLLDGKPLSKLHIPVIAPPPSLAEPLKELFRQQEAVRGKLRLQHSIEREKLIVSCEQEILRVHCRAARTIANQAVPFSACTMLLDSEVYNMPLESQGDENKSVRDRFNARQFISWLQDVDDKYERMKTCLLMRQQHEAAALNAVQRMEWQLKVQELDPAGHKSLCVNEVPSFYVPMVDVNDDFVLLPA, encoded by the exons ATGCCCAAGGGAGGGAGCTCCAGGACACCGCAGCAAGAGGAGCGTTCCCTCGGCCCCGACATGGTGGAGAAGCAGCCCGGGAAAAAG GATAAAGATAAAGTTTCTCTAACCAAGACCCCAAAGCTGGACCGCAGTGATGGcgggaaggaggtgagggagcgaGCGACTAAGCGGAAGCTGCCCTTCACCGTGGGGGCCAATGGAGAGCAGAAGGACTCGGACACAG AGAAGCAGGGTCCCGAGCGGAAGAGGATTAAGAAAGAGCCCGTCACCCGCAAGGCTGGGCTGCTGTTCGGCATGGGGCTGTCTGGGATCCGCGCTGGCTACCCGCTCTCCGAGCGCCAGCAGGTGGCGCTCCTCATGCAGATGACGGCTGAGGAGTCAGCCAACAGCCCAG TAGACACCACACCAAAGCACCCCTCCCAGTCAACCGTGTGTCCAAAGGGGACGCCCAACTCTGCCtccaaaaccaaagataaagtGAACAAGAGGAACGAGCGTGGAGAGACACGCCTGCACCGGGCGGCCATTCGGGGGGACGCGCGGCGCATCAAGGAGCTCATCAGCGAGGGTGCGGACGTCAACGTCAAGGACTTTGCGG GCTGGACTGCGCTGCACGAGGCCTGTAACCGGGGCTACTACGACGTGGCGAAGCAGCTGCTGGCTGCGGGCGCGGAGGTGAACACCAAGGGCCTGGACGATGACACGCCCTTGCACGACGCGGCCAACAACGGGCACTACAAG GTGGTGAAGCTGCTGCTCCGGTACGGGGGGAACCCTCAGCAGAGCAACAGGAAAGGCGAGACGCCGCTGAAGGTCGCCAGCTCCCCAACCATGGTGAACCTGCTGCTGGGCAAGGGCACCTACACGTCCAGCGAGGAGAGCTCGGCCG AGAGCTCCGAGGAGGAGGATGCCCCGTCCTTCGCACCTTCTAGCTCCGCCGACGGCAACAACACGGACTCCGAGTTCGAGAAGGGCCTCAAGCACAAGGCTAAGAACCCGGAGCCCCAGAAGACGGCGACCCCCGTGAAGGACGAGTACGAGTTTGACGAGGACGACGAGCAGGACCGGGTCCCCCCCGTGGACGACAAGCACCTGCTGAAGAAGGAGTACCGCAAGGAGGCCAAGGCCGGCAGCCTTGTCTCCATCCCCAAGATGGAGGTGAGGACGCACAGCAAGGGTGGCGCCGTCGCGCCCAAGAAGGCTTCTCACCGCATCCTGTCGGACACATCGGACGAGGAGGACGTTGCCGTCACCGTGGGCGGCGGGGAGAAGCTGCGGCTCTCAGCTCATGCGGTCCTGCCCGGCAGCAAGGCGCGGGAGCCTTCCAGCTCCaaacagcagaaggaaaaaaataaagtgaaaaagaagcgaaagaaagaaataaaaggcaaagaaGTGCGGTTTGGGAAGAGGAGCGACAAGTTCTGCTCGTCCGAGTCAGAGAGCGAGTCCTCGGAGAGTGGCGAGGAGGGCGGGGACTCGGCGGGGAGCCCCGGCTGCCTCAAGGAGTCCCCGCTGGTGCTGAAGGACCCCTCCCTGTTCAGCTCCCTGTCCGCCTCCTCCACCTCGTCCCACGGCAGCTCCGCCGCCCAGAAGCATAACCCCAGCCACACGGACCCCCATGCCAAGCACTGGCGGACGGACAATTGGAAAACCATCTCTTCTCCCGCCTGGTCCGAGGTCAGCTCCTTGTCAGACTCCACGAGGACGAGACTGAGCAGCGAGTCTGACTGCTCCTCCGAGGGCTCCAGCTTGGAGTCGCTGAAGCCGGCCCGGAAGCGGCAGGAgcacaggaggaggggaggcctACAGGGCGCTCTGCCCGACAGGAAGAACTCCTTCCACCCCGGCGTGGACGGCGCTGTCCCCAAGCTGGACAAGGAAGGCAAAGTCGTCAAGAAACACAAgacaaaacacaaacacagaaaCAAGGAGAAGGGGCTGGGCACAGCTGGCCAGGAGCTGAAGCTGAAGAGCCTCGCGTACGAGTACGAGGACCCCAAGGCAAGGCCGGACAGCGACGGGCCTGTGGAGGGCAGGCTGAAGGCGCCACGGCACGACCGCGACCACctcaagagagaggagaggctcGGCAAGGCGAAGGCGGAGGAGAAGGAGTGGCTCTTCAGAGACGAGGCGATGAAGGCCTCCAGGGAGGAGAAGTCCCTCAAGAGAGCCCGCGATGCGGGCAGGGACGCGGGCAGGGGCTGCCGGGAGGAGAAGGACCGCTCGGGCAGGGCTGAGAAGGAGAGGTTGCTGAAGGAGAAGTCTCCCAAGGAGGAGAGGCTGAGGCTCTGCAGGGAGGAGCGGAAGAAGAGGCCCAAGGACAGGCCCCCAAAGCCGGACAAGAGGAGTGACTTCAGAGAAGACAGAGCGTCGAAAGAGAAGCCTTTcagggaagacagagagagacccAAAAAAGAGAAGGTGTACAGGGAAGACCCTGCTGTGGAGGAGTATTGCAACAAAAGCCAGCTTCTGGAGAGTGAGGACACCAAGTTCAGCCTCTCCGATGACCAGCAGGATCGGTGGTTTTCCGACTTGTCCGATTCATCCTTCGACTTCAGAGGGGAGGACAGCTGGGACTCCCCGGTGACGGACTACAGGGACATGAAGGGCGAGTCTGTGGCCAGGCTGATCCTGGAGACGGTGCGGGAGGACGGCAAGGAGAAGAGGCGGGAGGGCCGGGCGCGGGACAAGCGGGGTGACAGGAAGAAGGATCGGGACCCCCTGGAGCGGGGATCCGAGCGGCGGCGGGAGCACCCCGAGAAGCAGAAGGGCGGGCCCGGCCACCTGGCGGAGAAGGACAGGAGGCGACGGGAGTCCGCGGAGGGCGCGCGGGAGCGGAAGGAGCCGTCTGAGGCCAGCAAGGAGCGCAAGGACTGCCGTGCCAAGCCGGAGGAGGAGCCCAAGGAGCACAGCGGCGAGGGCGACTTCGGGAAGAGCCTGGAGCCCTGGGAGAGGCAGCACCTGGCgcgggagaaggagaagaagtgCAAACTGGAGAAGCACAAGGAGAAGTGCAGCGACAAGGACAGGGGCGAGAAGCCCGCCCCGGAGAGGGGCCCGAGGGACAAGGAGTGCGAGAAGTGCTTCAGAGAGAAGAGGGATGCCAGGGAGAGGCACAAGGAGGCACAcggcagagacagggagaggaagGCGTCTCTGGACGCAGGGAAGGACCGGCGGGAGAAGGGCTTCCCCGGGGCTGCCGCGGAAGACTCGTGCGACAAGAAGGAGGACAAGAAGGGCAAGGAGAAGAGCTGGTACATCGCCGACATCTTCACGGATGAGAGCGAGGACGAGGACGGCCCCCCGGAGAGGGAGGCGGGGCTGCGGAAGCACGCGGAGAAGCCGAAGGACCGGGACGGCCGGGAGAGGCGGCGGGAGAGGGGGGCCGCGGAAGGCgtgaaggacaggaaggagaagGGCCTGGAGAAGCACAGGGAGAAGAAGGAGCGGGAGCCGCCGGAGAAGCACAGGGACAGGAGGGAGCGTGGCCCTGCGGACGCCGCGCAGGACAGGAGGGGCAGGCAGCGGCCTCCTGACAAGGCGGAGCGGCGGCCCCCCGCCGAGGACAAGGCCAAGAGCAGGCACCGAGAGAGGCCGGAGCGAGAGCAGGGCCGGGACAGGAGGCCGTCCAAGGGTGCCGACGCAGAGAAGAGCCTGCTGGAgcggctggaggaggaggcgctGCAGGAGTTCCGGGAGGACTCCAACGACAAGGCCAGCGAGGTGTCTTCCGACAGCTTCACCGACCGTGGGCCGGACCCGGGGCTGGGCGCCCTCCTGGACGCGTCCTTCCCGGAGCCCCCGGAGGAGCGGGCCCGGGAGCGGGAGCGGCACAGGCACTCCTCGTCCTCCTCCAAGAAGAGCCACGAGCGAGAGCGGGCCCGGAGAGACAAGCCTGACCGGAAGGAGCGGGGCGACGGCGGCCAGTACGAGCGGGACTTCCTGGACTCCGACGCGTATGGCGCCTCCTACGGCTCGAAGGCCGACACGGAGGACGACGTGGATAAAGCTGTCGAGCTGCTCTCCGCCGAAAAGAAGGAGAAGAACGACTCCGAGAGAGACGCTGCCAAGAAGGTGGAGAAGGAGCTGCGGCCCTTCGGGGCGAGTGCCGCCAGCCTCCTGAAGGAGAAGCGGAGGCGGGAGAAGCACCGGGAGAGGTGGCGGGATGGGCTCCCCAGGCACCACCGGGAGGAGCCGAAGCCCGCCGCCCGGGACAGGGACCGGCCCCGGGACGAGGGCGCCAAACTCGGTGAGACCAAGCTGAAGGAGAAGTTCAAGGAGAACCCCGAGAGGGAGAAGGGCGACCCCGTGAGGACCAGCAACGGCGGCGACAGGCCCCCCGCCTCCAGGGACCCGGGCAGGAAGGATGCCAGGCCCCGGGAGAAGCTGCTGGGGGATGGCGACCTGATGATGACCAGCTTCGAGAGGATGCTGTCCCAGAAGGACCTGGAGGTGGAGGAGCGGCACAGGAGGCACAAGGAGCGGATGCGGCAGATGGAGAAGCTGCGGCACAGGCCCGCGGACCCCAAGCTCAAGGACAAGCTGCGGCCGGCTGAGGACGCGCGCAGGAAGGGTCTGGACGTCCCGCCCAAGAAGCCGCTGTGTCCGGACCCTGCCCTGAAGGACAGAAAGCTCAAGGAGCCGGCTCCTGCCGCGCCCGCCGCCGAGAACAAGCCGCACCCGGGCCCGGCCGTGGACCCCCGAGACTGGCTGGCGGGACCCCACATGAAGGAGGTCCTGCCCGCTTCTCCCCGGCCCGACCACAGCCGGCCCACCGGGGTCCCCACGCCCGCCTCGGTGGTGTCCTGCCCCAGCTACGAGGAGGCCATGCACACGCCCCGGACCCCGTCCTGCAGCGCCGACGACTACTCCGACCTCATGTTCGAGTGCGCGGACTCCCAGCCCGTCTCCAGCACGTCCGCCAGCGCCTGCTCGCCCTCCTTCTTTGACAGGTTCTCCATGGCTGCGAGCAGCGTGTCGGAAACCCCAGGCCAGACGCCCACGAGGCCGCTGTGCACAAGCCTCTACCGCTCAGTGTCCGTGGACATCAGGAGGGCCCCCGAGGAGGAATTCAGCGTCGGGGACAAGCTGTTCCGACAGCAGAGTGTCCCCGCCGCATCCAGCTACAACTCCCCGGGGCAGCACCTGGAAGACAAGGCCCCGGGCCCCCCAGGGCCCGCCGAGAAATTCAGCTGCCTGTCCCCTGGGTATTATTCCCCTGACTAcggcctcctctcccccaaagcAGATACCCTGCACTGTCCCCCTGCAGCTGTGGTCAACGTCACCCCCTCCCCAGAGGGCGCCTTCTCTGGTTTACAAGCAAAGTCCCCCTCTTCGCGCAGGGATGAGCTTTTGGCCCCGTCCATGGAGGGGGCCCTCCCCCCGGACCTCAGCATTCCCCTGGACGCCACGGAGGACCAGCAGGCCACTGCGGCCATCATCCCCCCGGAGCCCAGCTTCTTGGAGCCCCTGGACGAGGGCCCCTTCAGCACGGTCATCACGGAGGAGCCAGTTGAGTGGGCACACCCTGCTGCCGCGGAGCAGGGCCTCACCTCTGGCCTCATCGGGAGCGCCCCCGACAACCCCGTCAGCTGGCCCGTGGGGTCAGACCTTCTGCTGAAGTCTCCACAGAGATTTCCTGAGTCCCCACCCTCGGAGCCCCCTTACCCAGTGTCCCCCGTCTCCTACCCACTGCCGGTCACTGAGCCAGGACTCGAAGTCAAAGACGACACGGGGGCGGCAGTCCCGGCCTCCATCTCTGCTTCGGAGGAGCCACCCCCTTTCGCCCCCACCTCCAGGTTGGAACCTTTCTTTAGTAACTGCAAGTCCCTTCCGGAAGCGTCCCCCGATGGTCCCCCCGAGTCCGCGTGTACGACCAGCGGGGCTCAGGTGGAGGTGCTGGGCCCCCTGGAGAGTAACTTCCTGGAGAGCGGTCACAGCCTCTCTGCCCTCGGCCAGGTGGAGCCGGCGCCCTGGCCTGGTGCCTTCCCTGCCTCCGAGGACGACCTCGACCTGGGGCCTTTCTCACTGCCAGAGCTTCCCCTCCAGACTAAGGATGTTTCTGATGTTGAAACAGAGCCTGTAGAAGAGAGTCCTCTTGTTCCTCCAGAAAACACCCCTGCAGGGGCACCCCCATGCCTCCCCGGCGGGGATGCTGCTGCGCCAGCCGCTGAGGAACAGCTCGTGCTGCCTCCTGACCCGGCAGCTGCCCATCTCCCCACAGAGCCCGAACCGGGGTCCCTGGAGGAGCCAAAGCCGGACGTCCTGCTGGAGGCTGCAGTGGAGGCAGGTGCATTGCAGGGGAGGGCCCCCGAGGACCCCGACCTGAGCTCAGAGCCCATGCCGGCCCCCTCGGAACCACGTccactggggagcagagatgAGGCCGAGGGCCACGACCCCTTAGCCACCCCCCATGGCATGGCCGACGCCCCTGAGGATGGCTCTGCACAGACGCACGTGGCCGACGGGGCTGGCCCCCAGGACAGTGTGGGGCTTGAGAGGTCTCCGGGTAGCGTCCAGCCTGAAGCTGCAGAACCCGAACCTAAAGCCACAGCCGAAGCCCCAAAGGCACCCAGAGTGGAGGAGGTCCCTCAGCGCATGACCCGGACCCGGGCCCAGATGCTGGCCAGCCAGAGCAAGCAGAGCTCACCGCCCGCCGAGAAGGAGCCGGCACCTGCACCCAGGGCCAAGGGCCGCGCCTCCGAGGAGGACGATCCCCAGGCCCAGCACCCACGCAAACGCCGCTTCCAGCGCTCCAGCCAGCCGCTGACACAGCAGATGCACACATCCACGCGGCAGACGCGGGAGGTCATCCAGCAGACACTGGCCGCCATCGTGGATGCCATCAAGCTGGACGCCATCGAGCCGTACCACAGCGACAGGGCCAACCCGTACTTCGAGTACCTGCAGATCCGAAAGAAGATCGAGGAGAAGCGCAAGATTCTCTGCTACATCAGCCCGCAGGCGCCCCAGTGCTACGCCGAGTACGTCACCTACACCGGCTCCTACCTCCTGGATGGCAAGCCGCTCAGCAAGCTGCACATCCCTGTG ATCGCACCACCCCCCTCCCTGGCGGAGCCCTTGAAGGAGCTGTTCAGGCAACAGGAGGCCGTGCGGGGGAAGCTGCGGCTGCAGCACAGCATCGAGCGG GAGAAGCTCATCGTCTCCTGCGAACAGGAGATCCTGCGGGTTCACTGCCGGGCGGCAAGGACCATCGCGAACCAGGCGGTGCCATTCAGCGCCTGCACCATGCTGCTGGACTCGGAGGTCTACAACATGCCTCTGGAGAGCCAG GGCGACGAGAACAAGTCGGTGCGGGACCGCTTCAACGCCCGCCAGTTCATCTCGTGGCTGCAAGACGTGGACGACAAGTACGAGCGCATGAAG ACGTGCCTCCTGATGCGGCAGCAGCACGAGGCAGCGGCCCTGAACGCGGTGCAGAGGATGGAGTGGCAGCTGAAGGTGCAGGAGCTGGACCCCGCCGGGCACAAGTCCCTGTGCGTGAATGAGGTGCCGTCCTTCTACGTGCCCATGGTCGATGTCAATGACGACTTTGTGCTGCTGCCAGCCTGA